The following are from one region of the Lentimicrobiaceae bacterium genome:
- a CDS encoding T9SS type A sorting domain-containing protein, with product MSKLLTALITLAVTLAANGQNYKVLQPEVTALYKNTNGTIFGLRVDSLKILASDTTFFLLKNLQQKSWDCFDIEGSSWMGDKVTLTSEGETVFYNAYSQPIFIKPLAGLNEEWICFSRPELSIRAGITALGTDTILALTDSVKTISFQALNSNGEPVNHEINNFSLLLSKNHGIIKTLNFFNFPDITLGYIMQQLDALTLCGFDSPATGIQNLTWKEVNNHQPGDELHTVYEYTSIYYSMRNETITRFLDRIISGDTIIYHTEQKLKSSISGYGNNTFTARIDTLLQKIYPNPEFDLLPGMANNFYSSEIFMTTIMKENVHGVVKALDGGPGISYGWENDTCYRYMIADGCFTNYDYYDGLGGPYFYCQEVFETSLSELVYFKKNGNEWGVPLEYTVNTELQPNDPSDELISVFPNPIRDKINIRFRGNTNKYSLQILDTSGREVTSFSLSGNSAQLDLSHLNKGLLILRFSTSNQSITKKLVKL from the coding sequence ATGAGCAAATTGCTTACGGCACTTATTACCCTCGCTGTTACATTAGCTGCAAATGGCCAAAACTACAAGGTATTACAACCCGAAGTAACCGCCCTTTACAAAAACACAAACGGGACTATTTTTGGTTTACGGGTAGATTCCTTGAAAATACTTGCATCTGACACCACTTTTTTTCTGCTAAAAAATCTTCAGCAAAAGAGCTGGGATTGTTTTGACATTGAAGGTTCCTCATGGATGGGCGACAAAGTCACCCTAACATCAGAAGGAGAAACAGTTTTTTACAATGCATACAGTCAGCCCATTTTTATAAAGCCTTTGGCTGGCCTAAATGAGGAATGGATTTGTTTTTCACGGCCGGAACTTAGTATCAGGGCAGGCATCACCGCATTGGGAACTGACACCATTTTGGCCTTGACAGATTCTGTAAAAACCATCTCATTTCAGGCGCTGAATAGCAACGGAGAGCCCGTTAATCACGAGATAAACAACTTCAGCCTCCTCCTTTCAAAAAATCACGGAATTATCAAAACATTAAACTTCTTCAACTTCCCTGATATTACGCTGGGCTATATCATGCAGCAATTGGATGCATTGACGTTATGCGGATTCGACAGTCCGGCTACGGGTATACAAAATCTCACCTGGAAAGAAGTAAACAATCACCAGCCCGGCGATGAACTTCACACCGTTTATGAATATACTTCCATTTATTATTCAATGAGGAATGAAACAATTACGCGGTTTCTCGATAGAATCATTTCCGGAGACACGATCATTTACCATACTGAACAAAAGCTTAAATCGTCCATTTCAGGCTATGGAAACAACACCTTTACTGCCAGAATTGATACACTTCTGCAAAAAATATACCCCAATCCCGAATTTGATCTGCTTCCGGGAATGGCCAATAACTTTTATAGTAGTGAAATTTTCATGACCACTATAATGAAAGAGAATGTGCATGGAGTAGTAAAAGCTTTAGACGGGGGTCCCGGCATTTCTTACGGCTGGGAAAATGACACCTGCTATCGTTATATGATTGCTGATGGATGTTTTACCAACTATGATTATTATGATGGACTTGGCGGGCCTTACTTTTATTGTCAAGAAGTGTTTGAAACCAGCCTGAGCGAATTGGTATATTTCAAAAAAAATGGCAATGAATGGGGAGTACCTCTTGAATATACAGTAAATACAGAGTTACAACCAAATGACCCTTCAGACGAATTGATTTCAGTCTTTCCCAATCCGATCAGAGATAAAATCAATATCCGTTTTCGGGGGAACACCAATAAATACAGCCTTCAGATTCTGGACACTTCAGGCAGGGAAGTAACGTCCTTTTCACTCAGTGGCAATTCTGCCCAACTGGATTTAAGCCATTTAAATAAGGGCCTGCTCATTCTCAGGTTCTCAACCTCAAATCAGTCTATCACAAAAAAACTTGTAAAATTATAG
- a CDS encoding HAMP domain-containing histidine kinase, whose product MRNLILNFFKDLSFSDDQKSSGKDEILKNNLGRLTFLVYLGLPVTLFHILLFLYKIDEALPAEFKWRKGIIIAHSLAFISFLIIGSVIFYIHKKKLFHLRVSKTIPHITFFIILLLGTIIAGIDQSVTNAITPFVIVCLMAAMIIYINPLYSAIYYLLIFTVFFLGMNHFQLNHEIRLSNYVNGFTIISISWFLSLTLWRNYLVRFRASWTINNQQTELEMQNAQLKIIANELSEANQTKDKLFSIISHDLRGPLSNLDEILKMLQKQDITETDFKDILPELSKQTSLTNDLLENLLSWSYSNLKGNIIKREEFDIANLLNEIIQLYHSQIKGKSLDISNQVDIGSIVLADKSMIAVVIRNLISNAIKFSKTEGKIHIYSKLNESFLYIYIQDNGTGIPVEQIGLLFSNQNFSTSGTKGEKGTGLGLILCQDFINKNGGKIKLESTSSSGSTFCFSIPLIKHHQATPEK is encoded by the coding sequence ATGAGGAATTTGATTTTAAACTTTTTCAAAGATTTAAGTTTCTCCGACGATCAAAAATCATCGGGAAAAGATGAAATATTAAAGAACAACCTGGGCCGTTTAACGTTCCTGGTCTATTTAGGGTTACCGGTTACACTTTTTCACATTCTGCTTTTTTTATATAAAATTGATGAAGCCCTGCCCGCGGAATTTAAATGGAGAAAAGGAATAATAATTGCTCACTCTTTGGCTTTTATCTCATTCCTTATCATTGGTTCTGTCATTTTTTACATCCACAAAAAGAAACTCTTTCATTTAAGGGTTTCTAAAACCATTCCTCACATCACATTTTTCATCATCCTGCTCCTGGGAACAATCATTGCCGGAATTGATCAATCAGTAACCAATGCAATCACTCCTTTTGTTATTGTCTGCCTTATGGCCGCTATGATTATCTATATAAACCCCTTATATTCTGCCATTTATTACCTACTGATTTTTACGGTTTTTTTTCTGGGAATGAACCATTTTCAGTTAAATCATGAAATCCGGTTATCAAATTATGTAAATGGATTTACCATCATTTCTATCAGTTGGTTTCTATCCCTTACTTTGTGGAGAAACTACCTGGTCAGATTCCGGGCATCATGGACAATCAACAACCAACAAACAGAGCTGGAAATGCAAAACGCTCAACTTAAAATAATTGCGAATGAGTTAAGTGAAGCCAATCAAACAAAAGACAAACTATTCTCCATTATTTCGCACGATCTCAGAGGTCCACTGTCAAATCTTGACGAAATACTTAAGATGTTGCAAAAGCAGGATATAACTGAAACAGATTTTAAGGATATCTTACCGGAGCTTTCAAAACAAACCAGTTTAACCAACGATTTGCTGGAAAATTTGCTAAGCTGGTCATACAGCAATTTAAAAGGTAATATTATAAAACGGGAAGAATTTGACATTGCCAACCTTTTAAATGAAATTATTCAGCTCTATCACAGCCAGATAAAAGGTAAAAGTCTGGATATTTCAAACCAGGTCGATATAGGTTCGATTGTCCTGGCAGACAAAAGTATGATTGCTGTTGTTATTCGCAACTTAATATCAAATGCCATAAAATTTTCAAAAACAGAAGGTAAAATACACATTTACAGCAAACTGAATGAGTCCTTCTTATATATTTACATTCAGGATAACGGAACAGGAATTCCTGTTGAGCAAATTGGCTTGTTATTCAGCAACCAGAACTTTTCAACTTCAGGAACCAAAGGCGAGAAAGGAACTGGCTTGGGGTTGATTCTCTGTCAGGATTTTATAAACAAAAACGGTGGAAAAATCAAACTGGAAAGTACATCAAGCAGTGGCAGCACTTTCTGTTTTAGCATTCCTCTGATAAAACACCATCAGGCTACGCCCGAAAAATAA
- a CDS encoding fatty acid desaturase encodes MLPNNHKPNVDKSWLKLISAYKTPSVRSSIWQLLNTLIPYIGLWILMVYLITISWWLVLPVSILAAGFTVRLFIIFHDCGHGAFFKSKSANDFVGIILGILTFTPYFRWHHAHLIHHRTAGNLDKRGVGDVWTLTVDEYKSLSRNKRWMYRVYRNPLIMFGLGAGLVFLVMNRFTRKGFNRKERLSVYITNLGIAGLATGISLLIGLNSYLLIQIPVMYFAATAGVFLFYVQHQFPDVHWYRDNEWDYSTVAINGASYLKFPALLQWFSGNIGFHHIHHLSSKIPNYKLEKCHKENEAFQKVVPVTFLTSMKSLRLRLWDEERKQLVTYRQAAG; translated from the coding sequence ATGCTTCCAAACAATCATAAACCCAATGTTGATAAATCATGGTTAAAGCTGATTTCAGCTTATAAGACCCCGTCTGTCCGCAGCAGTATCTGGCAATTATTAAATACACTTATCCCTTACATAGGTTTGTGGATTTTAATGGTCTACCTTATAACCATCTCGTGGTGGTTGGTTTTGCCGGTATCTATTCTGGCTGCGGGCTTTACTGTAAGGTTGTTTATTATTTTTCATGATTGTGGTCATGGCGCTTTTTTTAAGTCGAAATCAGCTAACGATTTTGTAGGTATTATTCTGGGCATTCTTACATTCACCCCTTATTTTCGCTGGCATCACGCACACTTAATTCATCACCGCACTGCCGGAAATCTTGATAAGCGTGGAGTGGGAGATGTATGGACCTTAACAGTAGACGAATATAAAAGCCTGTCGCGAAACAAACGATGGATGTACAGGGTTTACCGTAATCCGCTGATAATGTTTGGGCTGGGTGCGGGTTTGGTCTTTTTGGTCATGAACCGGTTTACCCGAAAAGGATTCAATCGCAAAGAGCGTTTGAGTGTTTACATTACCAATTTGGGAATAGCGGGGCTGGCTACAGGAATTAGTTTGCTGATTGGGTTGAATTCCTACCTGTTGATTCAAATTCCTGTCATGTATTTTGCTGCTACTGCGGGCGTATTTCTTTTTTATGTGCAACACCAGTTTCCCGATGTACACTGGTATCGCGATAATGAGTGGGACTATTCCACTGTGGCCATCAACGGGGCTTCATACCTTAAGTTCCCGGCACTCCTGCAGTGGTTTAGCGGAAATATAGGGTTTCACCATATTCATCATTTAAGCTCTAAAATCCCGAACTATAAACTGGAAAAATGTCATAAGGAAAATGAAGCCTTCCAAAAGGTAGTGCCTGTTACATTTCTGACAAGTATGAAGTCTTTGCGTTTGCGTTTGTGGGACGAGGAACGAAAACAATTGGTTACCTACCGTCAGGCCGCCGGTTAA
- a CDS encoding cytochrome C has product MKQLKYIYTCLLILALSFCASGQISPGDLAEVHAHLEGMSNCTKCHSLGAQVSDEKCLACHTELKARIDQKKGYHSSPKLYKKTCTICHSDHHGRKFDILHFDITKFDHNLTGYKLEGAHAQKECKDCHKAENIVDPAIKKKKKTYLGLDTQCLSCHADYHQKTLSGNCADCHTNEKFKPASRFNHSKSKFPLKGQHKTVECVKCHELKTLNGKAFQNFTGLKFKNCVDCHADPHQNKFGQNCVECHSEESFRTIKSIDRFDHSKTRFNLNGRHANLTCAKCHKGSYTNPIKHSRCSDCHADYHNGEMISQNQTPDCKECHNEDGFQPSNYTIERHQNNIFRLEGAHIATPCIACHKKNETWAFKKIGLKCKDCHEDIHKSYLDSKYYPEANCLKCHSVASWVEVSFDHNQTKYLLTGKHQTQTCRSCHAQKQKETDLNLQFTGLTSTCTNCHPDEHSGQFNVDNKTECSKCHIPDGWKSKPFDHNQSRFKLDGKHKSVACVKCHPSIDDASKSYVLYKTGKIKCENCH; this is encoded by the coding sequence ATGAAGCAGTTGAAATATATTTACACCTGTTTGTTGATTTTAGCTCTGAGTTTCTGTGCTTCAGGACAAATCTCACCGGGCGATCTGGCAGAAGTACATGCTCACCTTGAGGGAATGTCAAACTGCACCAAATGTCATTCACTTGGAGCTCAGGTTTCTGATGAAAAGTGCCTTGCCTGCCACACTGAACTTAAAGCACGCATAGATCAAAAAAAAGGATACCATTCCTCTCCAAAACTTTATAAAAAAACCTGTACCATTTGCCATAGCGACCACCATGGCCGTAAATTCGACATATTACATTTCGACATCACAAAATTTGATCATAATCTGACCGGCTATAAGCTTGAAGGCGCTCATGCACAAAAAGAATGCAAAGACTGCCATAAGGCTGAAAACATTGTTGACCCGGCAATTAAAAAGAAAAAGAAAACATACCTCGGCCTCGATACGCAATGCCTCTCCTGTCATGCCGATTATCACCAGAAAACACTTTCGGGCAATTGCGCAGACTGCCATACAAATGAGAAATTTAAACCAGCCTCAAGGTTTAACCACTCTAAATCAAAATTTCCGTTAAAAGGCCAACACAAAACCGTTGAATGTGTTAAATGCCATGAGCTTAAAACACTGAACGGCAAAGCTTTTCAAAACTTCACAGGACTGAAATTTAAAAATTGTGTCGATTGTCATGCCGATCCTCATCAAAATAAGTTTGGTCAAAACTGTGTAGAATGTCACTCCGAAGAATCATTCAGGACTATTAAAAGCATTGACCGGTTTGACCATAGTAAAACCAGATTTAATTTAAATGGCAGGCACGCGAATTTAACCTGTGCCAAATGTCATAAAGGAAGTTACACCAACCCAATTAAACACAGCAGATGTTCCGATTGTCATGCCGACTATCACAATGGTGAGATGATCAGTCAGAATCAAACGCCTGATTGCAAAGAATGTCACAATGAAGATGGATTTCAGCCATCAAATTACACCATTGAGCGCCATCAGAACAACATTTTCAGATTAGAAGGCGCACACATCGCAACACCCTGCATAGCCTGTCATAAAAAGAATGAAACCTGGGCATTTAAAAAAATCGGGCTTAAGTGTAAAGATTGCCACGAGGATATCCACAAGTCATACCTTGACTCAAAGTATTATCCTGAGGCCAATTGTCTTAAATGCCACTCAGTTGCCTCATGGGTAGAAGTGAGTTTTGACCATAACCAAACCAAATACCTTCTTACCGGAAAACACCAAACACAAACCTGCCGCTCATGCCATGCGCAAAAGCAGAAAGAAACCGACCTCAATCTGCAGTTTACCGGATTAACTTCAACATGTACGAATTGCCATCCTGATGAGCACTCAGGACAATTTAATGTAGACAATAAAACGGAATGTTCCAAATGCCATATACCTGACGGATGGAAATCAAAACCATTTGATCATAACCAATCCAGATTTAAACTGGATGGTAAGCATAAAAGTGTCGCTTGTGTCAAGTGTCATCCAAGCATTGATGACGCCAGCAAATCCTATGTTTTATATAAAACCGGAAAGATCAAATGCGAAAACTGTCATTAA
- a CDS encoding NAD(P)-binding domain-containing protein, which translates to MELLIENILVYSLTLLLSGLIIFWYFRNQKKKSKAVEAKIAQAKIEGLFEPVSLHPVIDTNSCIRTGACVAACPEKDIIGIVNGKATTINASHCIGHGACFHACPTQAITLCIGTEKRGVELPHVNQTFETNVTGIYIAGELGGMGLIKNAVEQGKQAVENIAKTSKIQHDATYDLIVVGAGPAGISASLTAKKLRLKCLTLEQYTLGGTVFTFPRSKVVMTSAMDLPLYGKVKLFETSKAELLSVWMEALKKNDISITENSKVETIVASGNIFEVNTLSGQKFTAKNILLAIGRRGTPRKLGVPGENLEKVAYRLLEPEEIKGKNIVVVGGGDSAIESTLLLAGQNNVMLSYRSEAFNRLKPKNSQLINEAAEKKKIQLFYNTQVHEITKDDIAIENNKTGEIKRFENDLVYIFAGGELPTQFLIKSGIQITKKFGEAILKHN; encoded by the coding sequence ATGGAACTACTCATAGAAAATATTCTGGTTTATTCATTAACCTTGCTGCTCAGCGGGCTTATCATTTTTTGGTATTTCCGCAATCAAAAGAAAAAATCAAAAGCGGTTGAGGCAAAAATAGCCCAGGCCAAAATTGAAGGATTGTTTGAACCCGTATCACTACACCCGGTTATTGACACAAATAGCTGTATCAGAACCGGAGCCTGTGTTGCAGCCTGCCCTGAAAAGGACATTATTGGCATTGTCAATGGCAAAGCCACAACTATTAATGCATCACATTGCATAGGTCATGGAGCATGTTTCCATGCCTGCCCTACCCAGGCCATAACACTGTGTATTGGAACCGAAAAAAGAGGGGTTGAGCTGCCACATGTAAACCAAACTTTTGAAACCAATGTCACCGGAATATACATAGCTGGAGAATTAGGAGGAATGGGGCTCATAAAAAATGCAGTTGAGCAAGGGAAACAAGCAGTTGAAAATATTGCTAAAACTTCAAAAATACAGCATGATGCAACTTACGATTTAATTGTTGTTGGTGCAGGGCCAGCAGGAATATCAGCTTCACTTACTGCTAAAAAGCTCAGGTTAAAATGCCTCACTCTTGAGCAGTACACACTGGGAGGAACCGTTTTTACCTTTCCCCGCTCCAAAGTGGTTATGACATCGGCAATGGACCTGCCTTTATATGGAAAGGTAAAACTATTTGAAACAAGTAAAGCTGAACTTCTGTCTGTTTGGATGGAGGCTCTTAAAAAAAATGACATAAGCATCACCGAAAACTCAAAAGTTGAAACAATTGTAGCATCAGGAAATATTTTCGAAGTAAACACTTTATCGGGTCAGAAATTCACGGCAAAAAATATTTTGCTGGCTATCGGAAGAAGAGGCACTCCCCGTAAACTGGGTGTACCTGGCGAAAATCTCGAAAAAGTGGCTTACCGATTACTGGAACCTGAAGAAATAAAAGGCAAAAACATTGTTGTTGTGGGCGGTGGCGATTCTGCCATTGAATCGACCTTGTTGCTGGCCGGGCAAAATAATGTGATGCTTTCGTACAGAAGCGAAGCCTTTAACCGCCTGAAACCTAAAAACAGCCAATTGATAAACGAAGCAGCCGAGAAGAAAAAAATTCAGTTGTTTTATAACACTCAGGTACATGAAATCACAAAAGATGACATTGCCATTGAGAACAACAAAACAGGTGAAATAAAACGGTTTGAAAATGATTTAGTATACATATTTGCCGGAGGAGAACTTCCAACTCAATTTCTGATTAAATCAGGAATTCAGATTACTAAAAAGTTTGGCGAAGCAATTTTAAAGCACAACTAA